In Papio anubis isolate 15944 chromosome 20, Panubis1.0, whole genome shotgun sequence, the genomic window CCCCCCACCTCTTCcagccccctcccctcaccccagccgGGACCGAGCCCCTGTCCCTCACTGTAGGCGGTGATCCTGGTGGTGGCCCAGCGTGTTTTTCCTGCGCAGGTGACGAGGCAGTGCGCGTGGGAGCTCCAGGCCCTCACGTCGAGCAGCTGGTAATACACCCAACCCGGCCCTCTGAGCGTCTTGCCCTGCCGCAGCCGAGTGCGGAGGCTGGAATTCTGCGGCTGGGGACAGCTGTTGCTGCAATTGAGCCACACTGACCTCCCCGGCGGCACAGCCACAAACTCCGGGTTCATGCGCACCCAGAAGGGCACTGAGGTCCCCGAGGGCGCGAGAGGGCTACCCTTGGGGCCTTGCGCCCGCTTAATCCGGCGTCCCAGCGCACACCCAACTCCCGGGTAGGCGGCCGCCAAAAAAAGCAGCAGCGACAGGGGGAACAGCGACCCCATGGCAAAAAGCCCAGACTAAGGGGCCCCGTGCCAGAGAGCCAGGGCCGGCTCTAGAGATAAGAAGGCCCGCAGCCCCGCCTCCTCGACTCCACCctagagagagaggggaggccCCAACGGAGGGCCGGGGAGTCCTGCAAAAATTCCCCTCCCCCGGTCAAGAATGAGATTCCAGGCCTCATTGAaaaccaaattttttttctggagaggaGTCTTTAGTTTTCACTAGAGACCAGAAGGTCATAGAATCGTCCCAGATTTGGACCAGAACCTCAGGGTATGGCCATCAACCCACAATGTTTTCTTGGGagaggaagtgggaggatctGGCTGTGGCTGCTTAGAAAGGGCTCCAGCTGGATATGACACCTCCCCTCAACTcacacaaggctgaggcagataagaAAGCTTTATTAACACAAAGGAAGTCTGGGCAATgttgcaagaccctgtctcttaaaaaaaaaaaaaaaatcaaatttgccTTGTGTGGTGGTGTaagcctatggtcccagctactcaggaggctgagatgggaggatcacttgagcccaggaggtcaaggctgcagtgaaccatgattgcaccactgcactccagcctgggtgacagggagaccttgtctacacacacatacacacacacccacacacacgcaTGAGGCTTCCAAAGCTGGGAGGGAGTCCTCTAATACCTTGGCCCCCTTCCCCACTGCTTGCAGGACCCTGATCACTGCAGGAAACTGGAGCTGCAGAGTGCAAGCTCCCAGTGAAATGCAAACAGGACAAGAGGACAAGGCATAGGTTGGGCATAGTCCCTGGGCACTCATGTCCAGGAATGACCACTGAGTGTCATTGTGAACACTGGCAGAAATGTATGTGGGTGGGGAGTTGGCTAACAAAGGTGTCAGTTttggggggaagggaggaataAGGCCTCACTGGGTAATCCCTGAACCTGTAACCACTACTAGTCTATACAGTGCTTTTGTGCGCATAGAAAAATCACTCCTTCTGGGGAAAGGCAGGTTGGCCAATGAGAAGTCCCAGCCCCATTTGATCTTTTCACCAGGCACCCTCCTGCAGTGTACAACCCGTACAACTGTACCTGGTGACCTTGAATGTGATTAGGACTGGGAGCTCCGTGAGGCCAGAGACCTATGTTCATTTAGCCTACATaaaagacactcaataaatagctggtaaaataacaaatgaataaatacatatcatCAAGGGTTGGGGTCAGTAGACAGCAGTGCCCAAGCTGGCATCCATCAGGAAGCGTGGGCCTTTGTGTTTTGATGCTACACATGTCTGTGGAGGGCCACTTCTTCCGTAAGTCTGTGGGGTCTCAGCATACCCAGCAGGCAGCAAGTTTCAGCATTTCCCGGCTGTATGTCCTCATGGTGGGGGTATGTCTCCCCCACCACTTCCCCTCTCGTCAGGCTAGACTTTGACATCCATcaatcagatcttttttttttttttttttttttttttttttgagactgagtctggctctgtcgcccaggctggagtgcggtggccggatctcagctcactgcaagctccgcctcccgggttcacgccattctcctgcctcagcctcccgagtagctgggaccacaggcgcccgccacttcgcccggctagttttttgtattttttagtagagacggggtttcaccttgttagccaggatggtctcgatctcctgacctcgtgatccgcccgtctcggcctcccaaagtgctgggattacaggcttgagccaccgcgcccggccccatcaaTCAGATCTTGAGTCTTGCTCCTTCCTCTTGGCTTAGTCATGTGACTACAGATCAGATGCGTGGCCTAGTGTTTTAGGTGTGCAGGTACCATGGCCCCAAATGCTGTCTGCATCTGACTGAGGACAATGCCCTGTCCTCTGGCATCCCAGGGCCAGTGGGTGTAGCTGCATGGCATACGTCTTCTACTCTGTTCAGTGTGGCACCACTGCCACCGATATGGGAGGGCCGAGGAAAAGGCCCTGTCCTGGGATAGGTTCAGGGAGGCGTGGCTTGCGTGTTTGGTTTCATGGGGGTGCCGTTTTGAGCCTGTTGTAGTCTGTATTTCCTGATCTTCCGCTGGCGGTTGTAGAGGTACGTGGCGACGCCTGCAGTACCCAGGATGACTGCGGCTGCTACCACAGGGATGATGACCACCTCATACCGGGGGGCTGTGGGGAGGATACAATGGGGGGTGAGGATTGCATCGGGTTCAtggccccttcccccacccagctGTGCACGCCGGCTCACTCACAGAGCACATTCACGGTCACCTCGCGGGTGACCTCCCCTCGAGTGCTCCTGGCCTGACAGAGGTAGGTGCCCTCAAGATCCCGAGTGACAGTCACTGATTGCCCAATGGGCAGTGGGAAAGTGCCATCCTTTAGACACTTGAGCTGGGGCAAGGGGTTCCCCCAAGCCTGGCACATTGGAGTCTGCTGGGAATTTTCTGGCCACGTCCAGTTTCCCGGACAATCCTTCTCGTCCAATCGGGGTCCATCTGGAAAAACACAACAAGATGCCATGGAGGTGGGTAGGGGCAGGACTTGGAGGGCAAGACCTGATGGGACTTCAGGGATTGGGCCTTGGGGGATAGGGGTCATTGACCAGAAGCCCCACTCACACAGGACACGGAGCTCCCGGGTCTGGTTCTTGTGTACAAGCTGGCCGGCTACCTCCAGGGTTGCAGAGCAGGAGAAGCTGCGCCCGTTGTCCTCTGGGGTGGCTTTCAGCACGAACTGGGCCCTCGGGCCCGGTGGCTGGGCTGGAACCCCATTCAGCATCACCTTGGCTCTAGGGTGGGCTTCACACTCCACTATCACCTCGGTCCCTTCTGAGACCTCTGGCTTGGTCAGATTCACGTTGGGTGCCGGAAAGCCTGGGATGAGCACACAGTGAGCCCCGTCCCGGATTCAGGTCACACCCCCGAGAAGCCCCGCTCCACCCCTGCCTCTTCTTACTGTATATGGTCACTGTCTGCCGTGTCTCCTGGGTCTGGGTCCCCAGCATTACTGCACACAACAGCTGCTGGGTGCCCTCCTCCTCTGCGGTCACCTTGACTGAGGCCTTGGCCGAGAGGGAGTTGTCGCCATAGGTGATTGTGGGATTCAACTTCTGGTCCCCCAGTGCCAGGTAGACCTGAGCCTCTGAGACTGGGAACAGCCCGTCCAGGGAACAGACCACGGTCCCCTGCGTGTCCACCTCTAGGACCTGGGGGCTGACAAGTTGTGGGGGAGTCGCTGGCAGGTctagggagagaaggaaggtgtGAGCAGATGGGGATGGACATCCTGAAACCCTTCTCTGGGGCATTTCATTCCCCCTCCTGTGAGATCCTCTTCCAGGGTGACTCAGCAGCCTAGAACACACGCATCCCTTAGCAGGGGCCACACCCGTCTCAAAAGATCCTGCGGCCACAGGCACCCCATTGCAGGataccccacctccaccctctccCTGCTGGCTTCTTCAATCCTTACCAAAGGTTTGGAGCTGGTGAGGAGCTGAGGTGTTCTCAAACAGCTTCAGCACATAGGGCCGCAGGTCCAGTTCAGTGCGGCACGAGAAATTGGCTCCGTGGTCATCTCTGCCCACGGGCACTGTGGTTGTGACCTCGGCGGACTCCCCCACCGCTGACTGCCGGCTCAGCTCCTTCTCCCCACGGAGCAGCACCACAGTGAGGTTGGCCCGGGGTGCCCCACCCTCCACCTGGCAGCGTAGGGTAAGGTTCTTGCCCACCGGCTGCCAAGGGGGAAGGGGTGCCAGTTCCACCCGTTCTGGAGTCCCTGCAGGAAAACAGAGGTGGGGGCGTCTGGTGAACTGGACCTTGTTGCCTGCCTAACAGACAAACCGCACCTGCCTTGGAGCCCCACCTCTTCGGTATCTCCCCCAAACACTCCCAGACATCTAAGCAGATAGGAATGTCAAGTGAAAGCTGGTAAAAGGGACCTGAGTGTTTGTGAAGGGGATCAAAAATTCCTTATTCATGACAGCAGCATCTTAGAGTGAAAAGTGGAAAAGAACTTCAAAGTCAATTGCTAGGTGTCTGGTCAAATAAATTCAGCAGCCCAATGCACTAGACTGGGCAAACAGTAgcttgatctcgactcactgcaacctccgcctctggggttcaggcgattctcctgcttcagcctcctgagtagctcagattacaggcacatatcaccatacctggttaatttttgtatttttatttttaaccaattaattaattttttaaactaagtctccttctgtcgcccaggctggagggcgatagcgcaatcttggctcactgcaacctctgcctcctgggttcaagcgattctcctgcctcagcctcctgagtagctgggataacaggcatgcgccaccacacccagctaatttttgtatttttagtagaaatgtggtttcagcatgttgcccaggctggtct contains:
- the ICAM1 gene encoding intercellular adhesion molecule 1, coding for MAPSGPQPALPTLVVLLGALFLGPSNAQTSVFPPEVILPRGGSVKVNCSASCDQPILLGMETPLPKKEILPGGNNWKMYELSNVQEDSQPMCYSNCPDGQSAAKTVLTVYWTPERVELAPLPPWQPVGKNLTLRCQVEGGAPRANLTVVLLRGEKELSRQSAVGESAEVTTTVPVGRDDHGANFSCRTELDLRPYVLKLFENTSAPHQLQTFDLPATPPQLVSPQVLEVDTQGTVVCSLDGLFPVSEAQVYLALGDQKLNPTITYGDNSLSAKASVKVTAEEEGTQQLLCAVMLGTQTQETRQTVTIYSFPAPNVNLTKPEVSEGTEVIVECEAHPRAKVMLNGVPAQPPGPRAQFVLKATPEDNGRSFSCSATLEVAGQLVHKNQTRELRVLYGPRLDEKDCPGNWTWPENSQQTPMCQAWGNPLPQLKCLKDGTFPLPIGQSVTVTRDLEGTYLCQARSTRGEVTREVTVNVLSPRYEVVIIPVVAAAVILGTAGVATYLYNRQRKIRKYRLQQAQNGTPMKPNTQATPP